In Holophagales bacterium, one DNA window encodes the following:
- a CDS encoding aspartate ammonia-lyase, translating into MPRIERDFLGERELPDDVYYGVQTLRGIENFRILGVPVGAERFLVKALALVKKAAALANRDLGALTPEIAAAIVDGCDRLIAGELTEQFPVDFIQGGAGTSTNMNVNEVIANLALERLGRPKGEYATVSPNDHVNASQSTNDVYPTALRLALVFRLDRYAEKLRRLQEAFAAKGVELAGVLKMGRTHLQDAVPMSMGDEFKGVATTLGEEVQRVAESRRLLLEVNLGATAIGTSVNAPEGYPELATRYLAELTGLPLVLAHDLVEATSDTGVFVQLSGVLKRTAVKLTKICNDLRLLSSGPRAGFGEINLPRLQPGSSIMPGKVNPVIPEVVNQTTFYVMGADLTVTMAAAAGQLQLNVMEPVIAFSLFTSIRAMGNAVDALREKCVVGITANGEHTRDQVLGSLGIVTLLNPLFGYKACSEIAREGFERGVSIHRIVVEERQLVTQERWDEIFCFENLVRPRDVR; encoded by the coding sequence ATGCCCCGCATCGAACGCGATTTCCTCGGCGAGCGCGAGCTGCCGGACGACGTCTACTACGGCGTGCAGACGCTGCGCGGGATCGAGAACTTCCGCATCCTCGGCGTGCCGGTGGGCGCCGAGCGCTTCCTGGTCAAGGCGCTCGCCCTGGTCAAGAAGGCGGCGGCGCTCGCCAACCGCGACCTCGGCGCGCTCACCCCGGAGATCGCCGCGGCGATCGTCGACGGCTGCGACCGGCTGATTGCCGGCGAGCTCACCGAGCAGTTTCCGGTCGACTTCATCCAGGGCGGCGCCGGAACCTCGACCAACATGAACGTCAACGAGGTGATCGCCAACCTGGCGCTCGAGCGGCTCGGCCGGCCGAAGGGGGAGTACGCGACCGTCAGCCCGAACGACCACGTCAACGCCTCGCAGTCGACCAACGACGTCTACCCGACGGCCCTGCGCCTCGCCCTGGTCTTCCGCCTCGACCGCTACGCCGAGAAGCTGCGGCGCCTGCAGGAGGCGTTCGCCGCCAAGGGCGTGGAGCTCGCCGGCGTCCTGAAGATGGGGCGCACGCATCTGCAGGACGCCGTGCCGATGTCGATGGGCGACGAATTCAAGGGGGTCGCCACCACGCTCGGCGAGGAGGTCCAGCGCGTCGCCGAATCGCGCCGCCTGCTGCTCGAGGTGAACCTCGGCGCGACGGCGATCGGCACCTCGGTCAACGCCCCGGAGGGCTATCCGGAGCTCGCCACCCGCTACCTCGCCGAGCTCACCGGGCTGCCGCTCGTCCTCGCCCACGACCTCGTCGAGGCCACCTCGGACACCGGCGTCTTCGTCCAGCTCTCCGGCGTGCTCAAGCGCACCGCGGTGAAGCTGACGAAGATCTGCAACGACTTGCGCCTGCTCTCTTCCGGACCGCGCGCCGGCTTCGGCGAGATCAACCTGCCACGGCTCCAGCCCGGCTCGTCGATCATGCCCGGCAAGGTCAACCCGGTGATCCCCGAGGTGGTCAACCAGACGACCTTCTACGTCATGGGCGCCGACCTCACGGTGACCATGGCGGCGGCGGCCGGCCAGCTCCAGTTGAACGTCATGGAGCCGGTCATCGCCTTCTCGCTCTTCACCTCGATCCGCGCCATGGGCAACGCGGTGGACGCCCTGCGCGAGAAGTGCGTGGTCGGCATCACCGCCAACGGCGAGCACACCCGCGACCAGGTGCTCGGCAGCCTCGGCATCGTCACCCTGCTCAACCCGCTCTTCGGCTACAAGGCCTGCTCGGAGATCGCCCGCGAGGGGTTCGAGCGCGGCGTCTCGATCCACCGCATCGTCGTCGAAGAGCGCCAGCTCGTCACCCAGGAGCGCTGGGACGAGATCTTCTGCTTCGAGAACCTCGTCCGCCCGCGCGACGTGCGCTGA
- a CDS encoding YdcF family protein: MRHPRRGRRIRQTAAVAGLALLVGTSALVGAVAAFSYRSATGSGDAAVVLGAAIWGKRPSPVFEARIRHALDLYRAGRVRKILFTGGVGEGDTRAEATVARAYAVARGLPPEDLLCEASSHNTRENLLAARAVLRREGLTRVLLVSDPIHMLRAVTMARDLGIEAEPSPTPVTRFTGRRARLAFLLRETYFVGAYLVQRLLPADPDPWGGGRDLPACP, encoded by the coding sequence ATGAGACACCCACGCAGAGGCCGGCGCATCCGGCAGACAGCGGCAGTCGCCGGGCTCGCGCTGCTCGTCGGGACGAGCGCGCTGGTCGGGGCGGTGGCGGCCTTCTCGTACCGCAGCGCCACGGGCTCGGGCGACGCGGCGGTGGTGCTCGGGGCGGCGATCTGGGGCAAGCGTCCGTCCCCTGTCTTCGAGGCGCGGATCCGCCACGCGCTCGACCTCTATCGTGCCGGTCGCGTGCGCAAGATCCTCTTCACCGGGGGGGTCGGTGAAGGCGACACCCGCGCCGAGGCGACGGTGGCGCGGGCGTACGCGGTGGCGCGCGGGCTGCCGCCGGAAGACCTGCTCTGCGAGGCAAGCTCCCACAACACGCGGGAGAATCTTCTCGCGGCCCGCGCCGTGCTGCGACGCGAGGGGCTCACGCGGGTGCTGCTGGTCAGCGACCCGATCCACATGCTGCGCGCCGTGACGATGGCCCGCGACCTCGGCATCGAGGCCGAGCCCTCGCCGACGCCGGTGACGCGATTCACCGGTCGCCGGGCCCGGCTCGCCTTCCTGTTGCGCGAGACCTATTTCGTCGGTGCCTACCTCGTGCAGCGCCTGCTCCCGGCCGATCCCGATCCCTGGGGCGGCGGGCGCGATCTTCCCGCCTGTCCCTGA
- the yjjX gene encoding inosine/xanthosine triphosphatase, translating to MSEPHLPGAGTLRVLVASANPVKRRATIDGFRRLIGPRELTVEGVAVPSGVAHQPVSDEETLRGARQRAEALRALAPAADFWVGLEGGVERHGEELIAFAWAVVCSRDRCGRARSATFVLPDEIARLVLHAGLELGDADDRVFGRSGSKREEGAVGLLTGGAIDRAGLYAPAVSLALVPFLRPDLYPTRDDGTSEAS from the coding sequence ATGAGCGAACCCCACCTCCCGGGCGCGGGCACCCTGCGCGTGCTCGTCGCCTCGGCGAACCCGGTGAAGCGCCGGGCGACGATCGACGGCTTTCGTCGCCTGATTGGCCCCCGCGAGTTGACCGTCGAGGGCGTGGCGGTGCCCTCGGGCGTGGCGCATCAGCCGGTCAGCGACGAGGAGACGCTGCGTGGGGCTCGGCAGCGCGCCGAAGCGCTGCGAGCGCTCGCCCCCGCCGCCGACTTCTGGGTCGGGCTCGAAGGGGGTGTCGAGCGGCACGGCGAGGAGCTCATCGCCTTCGCCTGGGCGGTCGTCTGCTCCCGCGATCGCTGCGGCCGGGCCCGCAGCGCCACCTTCGTGTTGCCCGACGAGATCGCCCGCCTCGTCCTCCACGCGGGGCTCGAGCTCGGCGACGCCGACGATCGCGTCTTCGGCCGCAGCGGCTCGAAGCGCGAGGAGGGCGCAGTCGGTCTGCTCACCGGGGGGGCGATCGACCGCGCCGGTCTCTACGCTCCCGCAGTCTCCCTGGCGCTCGTTCCGTTCCTCCGTCCCGACCTCTATCCGACCCGGGACGACGGGACGAGCGAGGCGTCGTGA
- a CDS encoding M36 family metallopeptidase has product MEQRSLYRVPGVSQDDIPARLKYYLDKQGALPLVWDLVIRPVEGSDWWNLWVDAATGEIVGKVNWSAHATYEVFAFPKESPNDGPRTVETDPHDLLASPYGWHDTNGAVGAEFTDTRGNNVQAQTDLDANNAFGGSDIRPSGGASLDFQPAIDLATQEPAAYREAAVVSLFYWNNIMHDVLYQYGFTEAAGNFQQNNYGRGGSGNDSVQADAQDGSGTNNANFATPPDGSAGRMQMFVWTSPGEVVVNAPAGIAGTYLAGSAGFGPALTLAGFAGDLVLANDGDAIPGDACPNAVNTVCTAGALPGLTGKIAVIDRGNCEFGTKVKCAQVNGAIAAIIANNQGGTAVIPMGAGVNGATVTIPSLMVSQNDGALIKGQLPAPGVNATLRRVTVNRDSDLDAGIMAHEYGHGLSNRLTGGPANVGCLGNDEQAGEGWSDWMTLFLHALPSDGPTTARPVGTYVNYQTRASGTGIRTYPYTTDMAVNLHTYDSIKTAAIPHGVGSVWAEMLWEMYWNLVLAHGWSPDFYRGKGGNNLAFQLVMDGMKLQPCSPGFVDGRNAILQADTVLTGGANQCRIWRAFAKRGLGSSASQGLSSSATDGVQAFDLPAACQGHFFEDGFEFHGTSHWSGTATE; this is encoded by the coding sequence TTGGAGCAGCGCAGCCTCTACCGGGTCCCCGGGGTCTCGCAGGACGACATCCCGGCGCGGCTCAAGTACTACCTCGACAAGCAGGGTGCCCTGCCCCTCGTCTGGGACCTGGTCATCCGCCCGGTCGAGGGATCCGACTGGTGGAACCTGTGGGTCGATGCGGCGACCGGCGAGATCGTCGGCAAGGTGAACTGGTCGGCACACGCCACCTACGAGGTCTTCGCCTTCCCCAAGGAGTCGCCGAACGACGGCCCGCGCACCGTCGAGACCGACCCGCACGACCTGCTCGCCTCGCCGTACGGTTGGCACGACACGAACGGTGCGGTCGGCGCGGAGTTCACCGACACGCGCGGCAACAACGTGCAGGCGCAGACCGACCTCGACGCCAACAACGCGTTCGGCGGCTCGGACATCCGGCCGAGCGGCGGTGCCTCGCTCGACTTCCAGCCGGCAATCGACCTCGCCACCCAGGAGCCGGCGGCCTATCGCGAGGCGGCGGTGGTCAGCCTGTTCTACTGGAACAACATCATGCACGACGTCCTCTACCAGTACGGCTTCACCGAGGCGGCCGGCAACTTTCAGCAGAACAACTACGGCCGCGGCGGCAGCGGCAACGACTCGGTGCAGGCCGACGCCCAGGACGGGTCGGGGACGAACAACGCCAACTTCGCGACGCCGCCGGACGGCAGCGCCGGCCGCATGCAGATGTTCGTCTGGACCTCTCCCGGCGAGGTCGTGGTCAACGCGCCGGCCGGGATCGCCGGCACCTACCTCGCCGGCAGCGCCGGCTTCGGACCGGCGCTCACCCTGGCCGGTTTCGCCGGGGACCTGGTCCTGGCCAACGACGGTGACGCGATCCCGGGCGACGCCTGTCCCAACGCGGTCAACACCGTGTGCACGGCGGGAGCGCTTCCCGGGTTGACCGGCAAGATCGCGGTGATCGACCGCGGCAACTGCGAGTTCGGCACCAAGGTCAAGTGTGCGCAGGTCAACGGCGCGATCGCCGCGATCATCGCCAACAACCAGGGCGGCACCGCCGTCATCCCGATGGGCGCCGGGGTCAATGGCGCGACGGTGACCATCCCGTCGCTCATGGTCTCGCAGAACGACGGGGCGCTCATCAAGGGCCAGCTCCCCGCGCCGGGGGTCAACGCGACCCTGCGCCGCGTCACGGTGAATCGCGACAGCGACCTCGATGCCGGGATCATGGCCCACGAGTACGGGCACGGACTCTCCAACCGGCTCACCGGCGGGCCGGCGAACGTCGGCTGCCTCGGCAACGACGAACAGGCGGGCGAGGGCTGGAGCGATTGGATGACCCTCTTCCTCCACGCGCTGCCGTCGGACGGCCCGACCACCGCGCGCCCTGTGGGCACCTACGTGAACTATCAGACCCGTGCGAGTGGGACAGGCATCCGCACCTACCCGTACACGACCGACATGGCGGTCAACCTGCACACCTACGACTCGATCAAGACGGCGGCGATCCCGCACGGGGTGGGCTCGGTGTGGGCCGAGATGCTCTGGGAGATGTACTGGAATCTCGTCCTCGCCCACGGCTGGTCTCCCGACTTCTACCGCGGCAAGGGCGGCAACAACCTCGCCTTCCAATTGGTGATGGACGGCATGAAGCTGCAGCCGTGCTCGCCGGGCTTCGTCGACGGGCGCAACGCCATCCTCCAGGCCGACACCGTGCTCACCGGCGGAGCCAACCAGTGCCGCATCTGGCGCGCGTTCGCCAAGCGGGGGCTCGGCTCGTCGGCCTCGCAGGGCCTGAGCAGCAGCGCGACGGACGGCGTGCAGGCCTTCGACCTGCCGGCCGCCTGCCAGGGTCATTTCTTCGAGGACGGTTTCGAGTTCCACGGCACCTCGCACTGGTCGGGGACGGCGACGGAGTAG
- a CDS encoding ABC transporter permease, with protein MLTFGAMATGVMAGRGSRQFWEAIGQAARTARAHPLRSTLGAVAVAAAVATLVLVRTSVDGLALFAERSAARAFGSDTFVLAQIASPGQINRRELERKLQRNPVIDRSDVRFLEAFAGSRAIYAATAQRAADVVAGPRKVENAAVSGTQSTLPEIRDLSVAEGRFFVPDEERRGAQVAVLGREIADELFPAEDPLGKTVRLAGRGFTVVGVQARLGTSGGFSLDRYVWIPLLAFERAYGAPTTLQVSARPPAATGGGSAAVLLAEDRARATMRARRQLAPGEEDNFDVLSPEAARTFVFTLAKRIGSAAPLLGAMALLAAIVVVANTTLVSVAQRTFEIGVRRAVGATRREILTEVLAESALVSLVGGLAGTVAVALAAKALGGALGFPLAVSPHTVIVALAHAMAAGLLAGYYPARRAARLDPIQALRVEK; from the coding sequence GTGCTAACCTTCGGTGCGATGGCGACCGGCGTCATGGCGGGGCGAGGCTCGCGACAGTTCTGGGAGGCGATCGGCCAGGCCGCGCGCACGGCGCGCGCCCACCCGCTGCGCTCGACGCTCGGCGCCGTGGCGGTGGCCGCGGCGGTGGCGACGCTCGTCCTCGTGCGCACCTCGGTCGACGGCCTGGCGCTCTTTGCCGAGCGCAGCGCGGCCCGCGCCTTCGGCAGCGACACCTTCGTCCTGGCGCAGATCGCCTCGCCGGGGCAGATCAACCGCCGCGAGCTCGAGCGCAAGCTCCAGCGCAACCCGGTCATCGACCGCTCCGACGTGCGCTTCCTCGAGGCCTTCGCCGGCTCGCGGGCGATCTACGCGGCGACCGCCCAGCGCGCCGCCGACGTGGTCGCCGGGCCGCGCAAGGTGGAGAACGCCGCGGTCTCCGGGACGCAGTCGACGCTGCCGGAGATCCGCGACCTGTCGGTCGCCGAGGGGCGCTTCTTCGTCCCCGACGAGGAGCGCCGCGGCGCCCAGGTGGCGGTGCTGGGGCGGGAGATCGCCGACGAGCTCTTCCCGGCCGAAGACCCGCTCGGCAAGACGGTGCGCCTTGCCGGACGTGGCTTCACGGTGGTCGGCGTCCAGGCGCGGCTCGGCACCTCGGGCGGCTTCTCGCTCGACCGCTACGTCTGGATCCCGCTGCTCGCCTTCGAGCGCGCCTACGGCGCCCCGACGACGCTCCAGGTCTCGGCCCGGCCGCCAGCGGCGACGGGGGGCGGCAGCGCGGCGGTGCTGCTCGCCGAGGACCGGGCGCGCGCGACGATGCGGGCCCGACGCCAGCTCGCGCCGGGCGAAGAGGACAACTTCGACGTGCTTTCTCCCGAGGCGGCGCGCACCTTCGTCTTCACCCTCGCCAAGCGGATCGGCAGCGCGGCACCGCTGCTCGGCGCGATGGCGCTGCTCGCGGCGATCGTCGTGGTGGCCAACACGACGCTGGTTTCGGTGGCGCAGCGCACCTTCGAGATCGGCGTGCGGCGAGCGGTCGGTGCGACGCGGCGCGAGATCCTCACCGAGGTGCTCGCCGAGTCGGCGCTCGTCTCGCTCGTCGGCGGGCTTGCCGGGACGGTCGCCGTGGCGCTCGCCGCCAAGGCGCTCGGCGGCGCGCTCGGCTTCCCGCTCGCCGTGTCGCCGCACACCGTGATCGTGGCGCTCGCCCACGCGATGGCCGCCGGGCTCCTCGCCGGCTACTACCCGGCGCGGCGCGCCGCGCGCCTCGACCCGATCCAGGCGCTGCGGGTGGAGAAATGA
- a CDS encoding efflux RND transporter periplasmic adaptor subunit, with translation MSRARWGLVLLLVVAAAGTTAFLRNRGPRPVEVDVEKAVRKPVFRSYVTASGEIVAARYADIGSSTMGKLVQLLVKEGDAVRAGQVLARLDAVPATSDEQAAGALLAALGADQAAAAAREVEARQALERTRSLVRQGIQSQAELDQAIAAADSAHAAVEAATRRVAQGRAQLSRVRDSLAKTEITAPMDGVVTRLSVREGEMVVVGVQNQPGTILMTLSDLSSLDAEVKVAEVDVVRLAVGKSAEVTLEALPGRKFTGHVTEIGASSLPPTGATTAAREFRVVVRLTTPDPALKPGMTCDTAILAEEVADATVVPLQAVTLRPAPEGGERSGVFAVEADGRVRFVPVATGVIGGLDVTVGGLADGTEIVAGPFQALRTLADGAVVKRRGAPGR, from the coding sequence ATGAGTCGCGCCCGCTGGGGTCTTGTCCTGCTGCTCGTCGTCGCTGCCGCCGGTACCACCGCTTTCCTTCGCAACCGCGGGCCCCGCCCGGTCGAGGTCGACGTCGAGAAGGCGGTGCGCAAGCCGGTCTTCCGCTCCTACGTCACCGCCTCCGGTGAGATCGTCGCCGCGCGCTACGCCGACATCGGCTCGAGCACCATGGGCAAGCTGGTGCAGCTGCTCGTCAAGGAGGGCGACGCGGTGCGCGCCGGCCAGGTGCTGGCGCGCCTCGACGCGGTGCCGGCGACGAGCGACGAGCAGGCCGCCGGAGCGCTGCTCGCCGCCCTCGGTGCCGACCAGGCCGCTGCCGCGGCGCGCGAGGTCGAAGCGCGCCAGGCGCTCGAGCGGACGCGCTCCCTGGTGCGCCAGGGGATCCAGTCGCAGGCCGAGCTCGACCAGGCGATCGCCGCCGCCGACTCCGCCCACGCCGCCGTCGAGGCCGCGACGCGCCGGGTCGCCCAGGGGCGCGCCCAGCTCTCGCGGGTCCGCGACAGCCTGGCGAAGACCGAGATCACCGCTCCGATGGACGGCGTCGTCACCCGCCTCTCGGTGCGCGAGGGCGAGATGGTGGTCGTCGGCGTGCAGAACCAGCCGGGCACCATCCTGATGACCCTCTCCGACCTCTCGTCGCTCGACGCCGAGGTCAAGGTGGCCGAGGTCGACGTCGTCCGGCTCGCCGTCGGCAAGAGCGCCGAGGTGACCCTCGAGGCCCTGCCCGGGCGGAAGTTCACCGGCCACGTCACCGAGATCGGCGCGAGCTCGCTGCCGCCGACCGGCGCGACGACGGCGGCGCGCGAGTTCCGCGTCGTCGTGCGTCTCACTACGCCCGACCCGGCGCTCAAGCCCGGGATGACCTGCGACACCGCGATCCTCGCCGAGGAGGTCGCCGACGCCACGGTGGTTCCGCTGCAGGCGGTGACGCTGCGCCCCGCCCCCGAGGGCGGCGAGCGCTCCGGCGTCTTCGCCGTCGAGGCCGACGGGCGCGTCCGCTTCGTGCCGGTCGCCACCGGCGTCATCGGCGGGCTCGACGTGACGGTCGGCGGCCTCGCCGACGGCACCGAGATCGTCGCCGGCCCGTTCCAGGCGTTGCGCACGCTCGCCGACGGCGCGGTCGTCAAGCGGCGCGGCGCCCCGGGACGCTAG
- a CDS encoding 6-phosphofructokinase: MANLNTHRGTIAILTGGGDVPGLNPAIRAITVRALREGFRVLGVRHGWAGLIELDRDNPERNADCVVELTEETVNKVGRTGGTFLHTSRTRPSHVPKAVVPVHLRERYTAEMNDLTPEVLANIGALGIDFLIPIGGDDTLSYGVRLHKEGVKVIAIPKTMDNDVPGTDYCIGFSTCVTRTIEMTHALRTSAGSHERFLVIEVFGRYAGFTALLPTMAGAANRCVIPEHPFDVHRLCELLVADRTSNPSRYSVALVSEGAKMRGMDEMVYSGMEADAYGHRKLGGIGDVVSEHLKELSPKYNQGRRINVINQRLGYLVRCGDPDALDSIVPMAFGNLALDLVLDGVAGRLVNVRSGRYDNVPIDVVSSRKKVVDVEKYYLPDRLRPKYENFENRPLFIMTSDY; the protein is encoded by the coding sequence ATGGCCAACCTCAACACGCATCGTGGCACCATCGCCATCCTGACCGGCGGCGGCGACGTCCCCGGTCTCAACCCCGCCATCCGCGCCATCACCGTGCGCGCCCTGCGCGAGGGGTTCCGCGTCCTCGGCGTCCGCCACGGCTGGGCCGGGCTGATCGAGCTCGACCGGGACAATCCGGAGCGGAACGCCGACTGCGTCGTCGAGCTCACCGAGGAGACGGTCAACAAGGTCGGTCGCACGGGCGGCACCTTTCTCCACACCTCGCGGACCCGGCCGTCGCACGTGCCGAAGGCCGTCGTGCCGGTCCACTTGCGCGAGCGCTACACCGCCGAGATGAACGACCTGACGCCCGAGGTGCTGGCCAACATCGGTGCGCTCGGCATCGACTTCCTGATCCCGATCGGCGGCGACGACACGCTCTCCTACGGCGTGCGGCTGCACAAGGAAGGGGTCAAGGTCATCGCCATCCCCAAGACGATGGACAACGACGTGCCGGGGACCGACTACTGCATCGGCTTTTCCACCTGTGTCACCCGCACGATCGAGATGACCCACGCGCTGCGCACCTCGGCCGGCTCGCACGAGCGCTTCCTCGTCATCGAGGTCTTCGGGCGCTACGCCGGTTTCACCGCGCTCCTGCCGACGATGGCCGGCGCGGCGAATCGCTGCGTCATCCCCGAGCACCCGTTCGACGTCCACCGCCTCTGCGAGCTGCTGGTCGCCGACCGCACCTCGAACCCGAGCCGCTACAGCGTCGCGCTGGTCAGCGAGGGCGCCAAGATGCGCGGCATGGACGAGATGGTCTACTCCGGCATGGAGGCCGACGCATACGGCCACCGCAAGCTCGGCGGCATCGGCGACGTCGTTTCCGAGCACCTCAAGGAGCTCTCGCCGAAGTACAACCAGGGGCGACGGATCAACGTCATCAACCAGCGACTCGGCTACCTCGTCCGTTGCGGTGACCCGGACGCGCTCGACTCGATCGTGCCGATGGCGTTCGGCAATCTCGCTCTCGACCTCGTGCTCGACGGCGTCGCCGGTCGTCTGGTCAACGTGCGCAGCGGTCGCTACGACAACGTGCCGATCGACGTGGTGAGCAGTCGCAAGAAGGTGGTCGACGTCGAAAAGTACTACCTGCCGGACCGCCTGCGCCCGAAGTACGAGAACTTCGAGAACCGTCCGCTCTTCATCATGACGAGCGACTACTGA
- a CDS encoding cupin domain-containing protein yields the protein MAASRVPLSRGAAERIASLGLRPHPEGGFYREIHRSSRAVTDDARGVVRSAVTQIWFLLAASEVSRWHRAAGDELWQFVAGEPLVLYHLDERAGVVVERRLGPLPAAGEPSPELAPLACVPGGEWQAARALGAYALVTCVVAPGFEFDDFAFAVEHPESAARLVALRPDLAELL from the coding sequence ATGGCGGCTAGTCGCGTTCCGCTGTCCCGAGGCGCTGCCGAGCGCATCGCCAGCCTCGGGCTCCGGCCGCATCCGGAGGGCGGGTTCTATCGTGAGATCCATCGGTCGTCGCGCGCGGTGACCGATGACGCGCGCGGCGTCGTGCGGAGCGCCGTCACGCAGATCTGGTTTCTTCTCGCGGCCAGCGAGGTGAGCCGCTGGCACCGGGCGGCGGGCGACGAGCTCTGGCAGTTCGTCGCCGGCGAGCCGCTCGTCCTCTACCATCTCGACGAGCGCGCCGGGGTCGTCGTCGAGCGGCGACTCGGTCCGCTCCCGGCCGCCGGTGAACCGTCGCCGGAGCTCGCTCCGCTGGCCTGCGTCCCGGGCGGCGAATGGCAGGCGGCGCGTGCTCTCGGCGCCTACGCGCTGGTCACCTGCGTCGTGGCGCCAGGGTTCGAGTTCGACGACTTCGCCTTCGCCGTCGAGCATCCGGAGTCTGCGGCGCGGCTCGTCGCGCTGCGCCCCGATCTCGCCGAGCTGCTCTGA
- a CDS encoding cupin produces the protein MAELIDAPVVFETTGDPPKRIEEFVGRIATATSAVSIARMTSPPGWGEVGQTPEFDEILLVLEGCLCLETRRGTLEARAGQALRAFAGEWMRCSTREGAVYVAICLPAFSPTTARRDA, from the coding sequence ATGGCCGAGCTCATCGACGCGCCGGTCGTCTTCGAGACGACCGGCGACCCACCGAAACGCATCGAGGAGTTCGTCGGGCGGATCGCCACCGCGACGTCGGCGGTGAGCATTGCGCGGATGACCAGCCCGCCCGGCTGGGGAGAGGTCGGACAGACGCCGGAGTTCGACGAAATCCTGCTGGTGCTCGAGGGCTGCCTCTGCCTCGAGACCCGGCGCGGCACTCTCGAGGCACGCGCCGGGCAGGCCCTGCGTGCCTTCGCCGGCGAGTGGATGCGCTGCTCGACTCGCGAGGGCGCGGTCTACGTGGCGATCTGCCTGCCGGCGTTCTCGCCCACCACGGCCCGCCGCGACGCGTGA
- the ybaK gene encoding Cys-tRNA(Pro) deacylase translates to MTPAVRAAERAGVRFELVSYVHDPRAASFGREAVEALGLAADEVFKTLVARVDGRLMVAVIPVASLLDLKALAAAAGAKRAEMAEPAEVERATGYVLGGVSPLGQRRALPTILDASALALERLYVSAGRRGLEIALAPGDLLALTGGRVAAIARPSAP, encoded by the coding sequence GTGACCCCGGCGGTGCGCGCGGCCGAGCGCGCGGGAGTGCGCTTCGAGCTCGTCTCCTACGTCCACGACCCGCGTGCCGCCTCCTTCGGTCGAGAGGCGGTCGAAGCCCTGGGGCTCGCCGCCGACGAGGTCTTCAAGACCCTGGTGGCGAGAGTCGACGGCAGACTCATGGTGGCAGTGATCCCGGTGGCCAGCCTGCTCGACCTCAAGGCGCTCGCCGCGGCGGCAGGCGCCAAGCGCGCCGAGATGGCCGAGCCCGCCGAGGTCGAACGCGCCACCGGTTACGTGCTCGGCGGCGTCAGCCCGCTCGGCCAGCGCCGGGCACTGCCGACGATCCTCGACGCGAGCGCGCTCGCGCTCGAACGGCTGTACGTGAGCGCCGGCCGCCGCGGCCTCGAGATCGCCCTTGCGCCGGGCGATCTGCTCGCCCTCACGGGCGGACGAGTGGCGGCGATCGCGCGCCCCTCGGCGCCTTGA